In Procambarus clarkii isolate CNS0578487 chromosome 6, FALCON_Pclarkii_2.0, whole genome shotgun sequence, one DNA window encodes the following:
- the LOC123753979 gene encoding RNA polymerase II-associated protein 3: MEGASPLLLQKSIKDNSAALQDFIKDLNDWEKEIKNEDEKLSSQSKERGHLSPEAGPPVRSKKKLEISSGKGATENIPGDSKRRKNEKKKMKPGQKISAYDYAAWDKFDVDKELASSSEEEQNMKGKSSKHGGETIRPKSSNVEKALALKEAGNKLYNDGRLDDAAAKYTRGISLDPTNAVLRANRAMAYIKLKKYKAAEDDCNMCLKLDAGYIKGYLRRATSRINLGKTELAIKDYQKVLELEPWNKEAKKELDKLKSFVDIKGERTKKSDHEIVVKENNFTPENSSPVEELIKQETENTHHPNQNNKIQDNTLSNNKQEKGGTKLKIVEVNSSEDSSFNIVDPDCVLPIEKPPHLRSLKPLKKIPVVDVATKESICKQSVSPVAEEPTLPKSPVSPVAEEPTLPKSPVLPVAENTTVQKDLNVEGTVEESLCEATQPSKCEEKMPMNTSLPALPRTSYQFIQEWNKLSHQVSRTVEYLKIIPPAFFSTVDIESETLVNVVSALRSEEVSPTLAAEYLLALSKSRGFSINIAFLDDSQRKVICDVILKCEEAEAYSTPIKNLKNLIDKEL; encoded by the exons ATGGAGGGCGCATCGCCACTACTTCTGCAGAAGTCCATCAAAGATAACTCTGCTGCTCTTCAGGACTTCATCAAAGACCTGAACGACTGGGAGAAAGAAATTAAGAACGAAGATGAGAAGTTATCCAGCCAGTCCAAGGAGAGAGGCCACCTCAGTCCCGAG GCTGGTCCACCTGTACGAAGTAAAAAGAAACTAGAAATCTCGTCAGGAAAAGGAGCCACTGAAAACATTCCTGGTGATAGCAAACGAagaaaaaatgaaaagaaaaaaatgaaaccTGGACAGAAAATATCAGCTTATGACTATGCTGCTTGGGACAAGTTTGATGTG GACAAAGAACTGGCATCATCATCTGAAGAGGAACAAAATATGAAAGGGAAATCAAGTAAACATGGTGGTGAAACCATAAGACCCAAAAGTAGCAACGTGGAGAAAGCTTTAGCATTGAAAGAAGCA GGCAACAAATTGTACAATGATGGGCGACTGGATGATGCTGCAGCCAAGTACACTCGAGGAATATCTCTTGATCCCACCAATGCTGTGCTTCGAGCCAACAGAGCAATGGCATATATCAAGTTAAAGAA ATACAAAGCTGCAGAAGATGATTGCAATATGTGTTTGAAACTTGATGCTGGATATATAAAAGGCTATTTACGGCGTGCCACATCACGTATTAACCTAGGAAAGACTGAGTTGGCTATCAAAGACTACCAAAAG GTATTAGAATTGGAGCCATGGAATAAAGAAGCCAAAAAGGAACTAGACAAATTAAAGAGTTTTGTGGACATAAAAGGGGAAAGAACAAAAAAATCTGACCATGAAATAGTAGTTAAAGAAAATAATTTTACCCCTGAAAATTCTTCTCCAGTGGAAGAGTTGATAAAGCAAGAGACAGAAAATACTCATCATCCAAatcaaaataataaaatacagGACAATACTTTGAGTAATAATAAACAAGAGAAAGGTGGAACAAAGTTGAAAATTGTTGAAGTCAATAGCAGTGAAGACAGTTCGTTTAATATAGTGGATCCAGATTGTGTTCTCCCTATAGAAAAGCCTCCGCACCTGAGGTCATTG AAACCCCTGAAGAAAATCCCCGTGGTTGATGTTGCTACAAAAGAAAGTATTTGTAAACAAAGTGTGTCACCTGTGGCAGAGGAGCCCACCCTCCCAAAATCACCAGTGTCACCTGTGGCAGAGGAACCCACCCTACCAAAATCAccagtgttacctgtggcagagaATACCACTGTTCAGAAAGACCTTAATGTTGAAGGCACCGTAGAAGAAAGTCTGTGTGAAGCTACTCAACCGTCAAAG TGTGAAGAAAAAATGCCCATGAACACGTCTTTGCCAGCTCTACCAAGGACTTCATATCAATTTATACAAGAGTGGAATAAATTGTCCCATCAGGTCTCCAGAACAGTTGAATATTTAAAG ATCATTCCACCTGCATTCTTCAGCACTGTGGACATTGAATCTGAAACACTGGTTAATGTGGTCTCAGCTCTGAGGTCTGAGGAAGTATCACCCACTCTTGCTGCCGAGTATTTGCTTGCACTCTCTAAGTCAAGGGGCTTTTCAATCAATATTGCATTCCTTGATGACAGTCAGAGAAAAG TCATATGTGATGTGATATTAAAATGTGAGGAAGCAGAAGCCTACAGCACTCCAATAAAGAATCTGAAGAACTTGATTGACAAGGAATTATAA
- the LOC123753978 gene encoding protein SPT2 homolog — MDFSYLLELAKDNDKFNKKEAAVSRFSTKVSRPKKVERAAPKLEAIQAVLSRKEELKQKENEEARRKKENLLALRAQDRKSNQRVKAMINRNKGASKSVLDDAKDITTAKGEEQCDEDDYGYESTMSQTIFSKLANQYANMPEDDKLRFVKASTKSSIADIKSRVINTLKKEEEDELAPRKRKRKSKQATEDDDFINDGDAYDGASSKSELKSTSSSSSQKVVNINFTNYKSDKFNNFKYDGDKEKKKYKEDNREEKKKNRDDYKEKKRDREDNNERVKEIEVFNEKKSKKLKDKKPRPAAPPPMSFEELLRVAQRKQAEPLPVLKEEKKEKEKEKPQKDLGRPLTAKEKEELEDERRRKLKRLGKLPQHKIELEKPKEKEQKADVEDSPKIRKNGEKIIKKENPTKLQQALEKPKPEPKVIDKSKYFATAGQKPRDPPQIKEIKPVQNSKPPAPKTQTSTGKDFAPRDMKPPKPRDFPPKDMKPPKSQKVLQKSKVRDLPPPPPKRPAYNPPPKMRIASDSEEEDDDSDMDDFIDDGDQGIDISSEIRNLFGYDKRKYQDDDDDCDDMEASFSQMQKEERISAKIGLKEDLEDIQREEEERKRKMMRMKQLKKSRR; from the exons ATGGACTTCAGCTACTTACTGGAGCTCGCTAAGGATAATGATAAGTTCAACAAGAAAGAG GCTGCAGTCAGTAGGTTTTCTACCAAGGTGTCCAGACCAAAAAAGGTAGAAAGGGCAGCGCCTAAATTGGAAGCAATCCAAGCAGTGTTGAGCAGGAAAGAGGAGTTGAAGCAGAAGGAGAATGAGGAAGCACGGCGCAAGAAAGAA AATTTGCTGGCCCTGAGAGCACAAGACAGGAAGTCTAATCAGAGAGTTAAAGCCATGATCAACAGAAACAAAGGTGCTTCCAAATCTGTTTTAGATGATGCCAAG GACATAACAACTGCCAaaggggaggagcagtgtgatgAGGATGATTATGGTTATGAATCTACAATGAGTCAAACCATTTTCAGTAAGCTAGCTAATCAATATGCAAACATGCCTGAAGATGATAAACTGAGATTTGTCAAGGCCTCTACCAAAAGCAGTATAGCAGATATCAAG AGCAGAGTTATTAATACGTTGAAGAAAGAGGAGGAAGATGAATTGGCTCCTCGAAAAAGAAAACGTAAAAGCAAACAGGCAACTGAGGATGATGATTTTATAAATGATGGTGATGCATATGATGGTGCATCAAGCAAGTCTGAACTAAAGTCCACCTCTTCTTCTTCTAGCCAGAAGGTTGTTAATATTAATTTCACCAACTATAAAAGTGATAAATTCAATAACTTTAAATATGACGGTGATAAGGAGAAGAAAAAATACAAGGAAGACAATAGGGAGGAGAAGAAGAAAAACAGAGATGACTATAAGGAGAAGAAAAGAGACCGAGAAGACAATAATGAGAGGGTAAAAGAGATTGAAGTCTTCAATGAGAAGAAATCAAAAAAGCTGAAAGATAAGAAGCCTAGACCTGCTGCTCCACCACCAATGAGTTTTGAGGAGCTTCTTAGAGTTGCTCAAAGGAAGCAGGCAGAGCCTCTTCCAGTCTTGAAGGaggaaaagaaagagaaagaaaaggaaaaacCACAGAAAGACTTGGGCCGGCCACTAACTgccaaagaaaaggaagagttggAAGATGAGAGAAGACGCAAGTTAAAGAGGCTGGGCAAGTTGCCCCAACACAAAATAGAATTAGAGAAGCCCAAGGAAAAGGAACAAAAGGCTGATGTGGAAGATTCACCAAAAATTAGAAAGAATGGTGAAAAGATCATAAAAAAAGAAAATCCTACCAAATTACAGCAAGCTCTTGAAAAGCCTAAGCCAGAACCCAAAGTAATTGACAAATCGAAGTACTTTGCAACTGCAGGACAAAAGCCTCGGGATCCTCCTCAAATCAAAGAAATCAAACCTGTGCAGAATTCCAAGCCACCAGCTCCAAAAACTCAAACGTCTACTGGTAAAGATTTCGCGCCAAGAGATATGAAACCTCCAAAGCCTAGAGATTTTCCACCTAAGGATATGAAGCCTCCAAAATCACAGAAGGTTCTTCagaagagtaaagttagagatttaccaccaccaccaccgaagcGGCCTGCATACAATCCTCCTCCCAAAATGCGCATTGCCAGTGACTCAGAAGAGGAGGATGATGACTCCGATATGGATGATTTCATCGATGATGGAGATCAAGGCATAGATATCTCAAGTGAAATTAGAAACCTGTTTGGATATGATAAAAGAAAATATCA GGATGACGATGACGATTGTGATGACATGGAAGCATCTTTCTCTCAGATGCAAAAAGAAGAGCGAATATCAGCCAAAATTGGACTTAAAGAAGATCTTGAAGATATTCaacgggaagaggaggagaggaagcGGAAGATGATGAGaatgaaacagttaaaaaaatccaGGAGATGA